From the Pseudomonadales bacterium genome, one window contains:
- a CDS encoding acyl-CoA/acyl-ACP dehydrogenase produces MNFQFDEDQDALRSAARKLLTSKATLEAFHKHMDQGSDYDRELWALMAENGYQGIGIPEAYGGAGMGYINQVVVADELGYVLAHTPYTSSIVGAAEAIMLAGSEAQKQKYLPKLASGEWIGTFAYCEQNGRYDAEGVTAQASGGKISGTKMPVTDAACANFAVVAARGAAGVSLYLVDLKQSGVTIEPLRSMELTRKQAAVKFNGATAELLGGEGQGAQLLDALYDRMAILVAFEQLGGAQRCVEMARDYSLERYIFGRPLAMYQGIKHRISDMHAKIELARSNCLYGAWALDSSPADIAEAAALARSTLCDAYEFAAQENLQVHGGIGFTWEGNCHMFVKRMRHLEALLGGRILWREKLLKALERKVA; encoded by the coding sequence ATGAACTTTCAATTCGACGAAGACCAGGATGCCCTGCGCAGTGCAGCACGCAAGCTGCTGACCAGCAAGGCCACCCTGGAGGCATTCCACAAGCACATGGACCAGGGCAGCGACTATGACAGGGAGCTGTGGGCGTTGATGGCCGAGAACGGCTATCAGGGCATCGGCATTCCCGAAGCCTATGGCGGTGCCGGCATGGGTTACATCAACCAGGTGGTGGTGGCCGACGAACTGGGCTATGTGCTCGCCCACACCCCCTACACCTCTTCGATCGTCGGTGCGGCCGAGGCGATCATGCTGGCCGGCAGCGAAGCGCAGAAGCAGAAGTACCTCCCCAAACTGGCGTCGGGTGAGTGGATCGGCACCTTCGCCTACTGCGAGCAGAATGGCCGCTACGACGCCGAGGGCGTGACCGCCCAGGCCAGTGGCGGCAAGATTTCCGGCACCAAGATGCCGGTCACCGACGCGGCCTGTGCCAATTTCGCCGTGGTGGCGGCGCGTGGCGCGGCCGGTGTCTCGCTCTATCTGGTCGACCTCAAGCAGTCGGGTGTCACCATCGAACCGCTGCGCAGCATGGAGCTGACCCGCAAGCAGGCGGCCGTCAAGTTCAACGGTGCCACTGCCGAGTTGCTTGGTGGCGAGGGTCAGGGTGCGCAACTGCTCGATGCGCTGTACGACCGGATGGCGATTCTGGTGGCCTTCGAGCAACTGGGCGGCGCCCAGCGCTGCGTCGAAATGGCGCGCGACTACTCGCTGGAGCGCTACATCTTCGGCCGGCCGCTGGCGATGTACCAGGGCATCAAGCACCGCATCTCCGACATGCACGCCAAGATCGAGCTGGCCCGCTCCAACTGCCTCTACGGCGCCTGGGCACTCGACAGCAGCCCGGCCGACATCGCCGAGGCCGCCGCCCTGGCCCGCAGCACCCTCTGCGATGCCTACGAGTTTGCCGCGCAGGAGAACCTGCAGGTGCATGGCGGCATTGGCTTCACCTGGGAGGGCAACTGCCACATGTTCGTCAAGCGGATGCGCCACCTCGAGGCCCTGTTGGGCGGCCGCATCCTGTGGCGGGAAAAACTGCTCAAGGCCCTGGAGCGCAAGGTGGCCTGA
- a CDS encoding DNA lyase, which produces MRIWSLHPRYLDTKGLVALWREALLAQAVLAGQTRGYQRHPQLLRFSRSANPDHAIASYLRAVHAEATHRGYRFDAAKIGPGEVTTPMPVTQGQLLYEWSHLVRKLHTRAPAWLDGLDSVGQPDPHPLFRVVAGEIEPWEVITAQ; this is translated from the coding sequence ATGCGCATCTGGTCTCTTCATCCCCGTTACCTCGACACCAAGGGCCTGGTCGCCCTCTGGCGCGAGGCCCTGCTGGCACAGGCCGTGCTGGCCGGGCAGACCCGCGGCTACCAACGCCACCCGCAACTGCTGCGCTTCTCGCGCAGTGCCAATCCGGATCATGCCATCGCCAGCTACCTGCGGGCAGTCCATGCCGAAGCGACCCACCGCGGTTACCGCTTCGATGCCGCCAAGATCGGTCCGGGTGAGGTGACGACGCCCATGCCGGTGACGCAGGGACAACTGCTGTACGAGTGGAGCCACCTCGTCCGCAAGCTGCACACACGCGCACCAGCCTGGCTCGACGGGCTCGACAGCGTGGGGCAACCCGATCCCCACCCGCTGTTCAGGGTGGTGGCCGGCGAGATCGAACCCTGGGAAGTGATCACGGCACAGTGA
- a CDS encoding sel1 repeat family protein — protein MNRFVYDGKRRLYFLLGLALLLVAGYFLYFRDLNALQEALDAYQQGDFPRAMALYNELAAQQNPTALFSLGVMAERGEGGPVDRKQARIWYQRAADAGNQFAQYNLGQMFSLGRSDERQPEQAVRYYQMAAEQGYDLAQLRLGQIYAHGDGVSRNLSEARRWLERAAKQDNPLARLELSKLERTDDAP, from the coding sequence ATGAACAGATTTGTCTACGATGGCAAGCGCCGGCTTTACTTTCTGCTGGGTCTGGCCCTGCTGCTGGTGGCGGGTTACTTTCTCTACTTTCGTGACCTCAATGCCCTGCAGGAGGCGCTCGACGCCTACCAGCAGGGCGATTTCCCCCGGGCCATGGCGCTCTACAATGAACTTGCGGCCCAGCAGAACCCCACCGCGCTCTTCTCGCTCGGCGTCATGGCCGAGCGTGGCGAGGGTGGCCCGGTCGATCGCAAGCAGGCCCGTATCTGGTATCAGCGCGCCGCCGATGCCGGCAACCAGTTTGCCCAGTACAACCTGGGACAGATGTTCAGCCTCGGTCGCAGTGACGAACGCCAGCCCGAGCAGGCCGTGCGCTACTACCAGATGGCTGCCGAGCAGGGCTACGACCTGGCCCAGCTTCGGCTGGGACAGATCTATGCCCATGGCGACGGCGTCAGCCGCAACCTGAGCGAGGCGCGCCGCTGGCTCGAACGGGCCGCGAAGCAGGACAACCCGCTGGCGCGGCTCGAATTGAGCAAGCTGGAGCGAACAGACGACGCGCCTTGA
- a CDS encoding DMT family protein has protein sequence MLTGTLHPLWLTVLLLSLSNVFMTFAWYAHLKALSHKPWIVAALISWGIALFEYLLQVPANRIGHSVLSVAQLKILQEAITLTVFVPFALFYLKEPLKLDYLWAALCVLGAVYFIFRSRWNAI, from the coding sequence ATGCTGACCGGCACCCTCCATCCCCTCTGGCTGACCGTGCTGCTGCTGTCGCTCAGCAATGTCTTCATGACCTTCGCCTGGTATGCCCATTTGAAGGCGTTGAGCCACAAACCCTGGATCGTCGCCGCACTCATCAGTTGGGGCATCGCCCTCTTCGAATACCTGCTGCAGGTGCCCGCCAACCGCATCGGCCACAGCGTGCTGTCGGTCGCCCAATTGAAGATTCTGCAAGAGGCCATCACCCTGACGGTCTTCGTCCCCTTTGCGCTGTTCTACCTGAAGGAGCCGCTGAAGCTCGACTACCTGTGGGCCGCGCTCTGCGTGCTGGGGGCGGTCTACTTCATTTTCCGCAGCCGCTGGAACGCCATTTGA
- a CDS encoding carboxylesterase/lipase family protein, translating into MPIVETRHGRLRGSLHQGIAAFKGIPYAAPPVGALRWRPPADPLRWSGVRDAIDYGPWAPQRSSTLDGVMGAEQAAQSEDCLTLNLWSPGLDQTRRPVMVWIHGGSFARGSGGQGLFEGHALSRHGDLVVVTLNYRLGVFGFSHLATATAGAVPATGNEGLLDQIKALQWVQDNIEHFGGDPHNVTLFGESAGAMAIGALLTSPAARGLFHKAILQSGACHSFATLASAPLLGEALLKATGLDADRLCMASTAELLLAQQSIEHGQVEGYPLARIGGLPFRPVVDGTVLPVRPYAAIEAGVAAGIPLMVGTTADEWRLFGALQPAITGLSEANLFKRLGYFIDHAQLPALVDSYRQTLVARGIEPTPPELFMAIQTDRVFRIPALRLLERQQPHEHRLYSYLFDWKSPAAGGALGACHAIELAYVFGTHTKPGAAGFFGTGAAADALARQCMSAWSAFARNGDPGWPAYDSEQRATMILGERCRSEQAPFDRERAAWESIDDLALGSLA; encoded by the coding sequence ATGCCGATCGTCGAAACCCGCCACGGCCGTCTGCGTGGCAGCCTGCATCAGGGCATCGCGGCATTCAAGGGCATCCCCTACGCCGCACCACCGGTCGGTGCACTGCGCTGGAGGCCGCCGGCCGATCCCCTGCGCTGGAGCGGCGTGCGCGACGCCATCGACTACGGCCCCTGGGCACCGCAGCGCAGCTCCACCCTCGATGGCGTGATGGGCGCAGAGCAGGCGGCGCAGTCGGAGGATTGTCTGACGCTGAATCTCTGGAGCCCCGGCCTCGACCAGACCCGACGGCCGGTGATGGTGTGGATTCATGGCGGCAGCTTCGCCCGTGGCTCGGGTGGGCAGGGGTTGTTCGAGGGTCATGCGCTGAGCCGCCACGGCGACCTGGTCGTCGTCACGCTCAACTACCGCCTGGGGGTCTTCGGCTTCAGCCATCTGGCCACGGCGACCGCCGGCGCAGTTCCCGCCACCGGCAACGAGGGGCTGCTCGATCAGATCAAGGCGCTGCAGTGGGTGCAGGACAACATCGAACACTTTGGCGGCGATCCGCACAATGTCACGCTGTTCGGCGAGTCGGCCGGCGCGATGGCGATCGGCGCCCTGCTGACGTCGCCGGCGGCACGCGGCCTGTTCCACAAGGCGATCCTGCAATCGGGCGCCTGCCACAGCTTTGCCACCCTGGCCTCGGCGCCGCTGCTGGGCGAGGCGCTGCTGAAGGCCACCGGCCTCGACGCCGACCGGCTGTGCATGGCCAGCACGGCAGAGCTGCTGCTGGCGCAGCAGTCGATCGAGCATGGGCAGGTCGAGGGCTACCCGCTGGCACGCATCGGCGGTCTGCCATTTCGGCCGGTGGTCGACGGCACGGTGCTGCCGGTCAGACCCTATGCAGCGATCGAGGCGGGGGTCGCGGCCGGCATTCCGCTGATGGTCGGCACCACCGCCGATGAGTGGCGGCTGTTCGGGGCGCTGCAACCGGCCATCACCGGTCTCAGCGAGGCGAACCTGTTCAAACGCCTGGGCTACTTCATCGACCACGCCCAACTCCCCGCACTGGTCGACAGCTACCGGCAGACACTGGTTGCACGCGGCATCGAACCCACCCCGCCCGAGCTGTTCATGGCGATTCAGACCGACCGCGTCTTTCGCATCCCTGCACTGCGGCTGCTGGAGCGGCAGCAGCCGCATGAGCACCGTCTCTACAGCTACCTGTTCGACTGGAAATCGCCGGCCGCCGGCGGCGCACTGGGCGCCTGCCATGCCATCGAGCTGGCCTATGTCTTCGGCACCCACACCAAGCCGGGCGCCGCCGGCTTCTTTGGCACCGGCGCGGCGGCGGATGCGCTGGCGCGGCAGTGCATGAGCGCCTGGAGCGCGTTCGCCCGCAACGGCGATCCGGGCTGGCCTGCCTATGATTCCGAGCAGCGTGCCACGATGATCCTCGGCGAACGCTGTCGCAGCGAACAGGCGCCGTTCGACCGCGAACGCGCGGCCTGGGAGTCGATCGACGACCTGGCTCTGGGGTCGCTGGCATGA
- a CDS encoding FAD-binding oxidoreductase: protein MNQFASSPFLQNLHTLLGSGLLTDPVECHPYGGDWSRQHEPAPLAVALPRSVDEVVTLVKLAREFGVALVPSGGRTGLSGAAVAAHGELVVAFDRMQRILDFNPIDRTVTVEAGLVTAQLQQFAQQQGLFYPVDFASAGSSRIGGNIATNAGGIKVIRYGLTRDWVAGLKVVTGSGELLELNQGLIKNATGYDLRHLFIGSEGTLGLIVEATLRLTLPPRPLKVAVLGVPGLSAIMEVLAAFRSRVALTAFEFFSEAALTHVVQRTGLPRPFEEATPYYCLVELECEPHEEAQLLACFEHCLESGWVSDGVISQSEAQLRNLWRLREDISETIAPFTPYKNDLAVRISAIPAFLQAVDALVQQHYPEFEVIWFGHIGDGNLHLNILKPANWEKSAFFAECAKVSELIFAEVKRAGGSISAEHGVGLLKKPYLGYSRAPAEIALMRGIKAAFDPDGILNPGKIFD from the coding sequence ATGAACCAATTCGCCTCCTCTCCTTTTCTGCAAAACCTCCACACCCTGCTCGGCAGCGGTCTGCTGACCGATCCGGTCGAGTGTCATCCCTATGGCGGCGACTGGAGCCGGCAGCATGAGCCCGCGCCACTGGCGGTGGCGCTGCCGCGCAGCGTCGACGAAGTGGTGACGCTGGTGAAGCTGGCGCGCGAGTTCGGCGTGGCGCTGGTGCCTTCGGGCGGACGCACCGGCCTCAGTGGCGCGGCGGTGGCCGCCCACGGCGAGCTGGTGGTCGCTTTCGACCGGATGCAGCGCATCCTCGATTTCAACCCGATCGACCGCACCGTCACCGTCGAGGCCGGGCTGGTGACCGCGCAGTTGCAGCAGTTCGCGCAGCAGCAGGGGCTGTTCTATCCGGTCGATTTCGCCTCGGCCGGCTCCAGCCGCATCGGCGGCAACATCGCCACCAATGCCGGCGGCATCAAGGTGATCCGCTACGGCCTGACCCGCGACTGGGTGGCCGGACTGAAGGTGGTGACCGGCAGCGGTGAACTGCTCGAGCTGAACCAGGGGCTGATCAAGAATGCCACCGGCTACGACCTGCGCCACCTCTTCATCGGCTCCGAAGGCACCCTCGGGCTGATCGTCGAGGCCACGCTGCGGCTGACGCTGCCGCCACGACCGCTCAAGGTGGCGGTGCTCGGCGTGCCGGGGCTCTCCGCCATCATGGAGGTGCTCGCAGCCTTTCGCAGCCGGGTGGCCCTGACCGCCTTCGAGTTCTTCTCCGAGGCCGCACTCACCCACGTGGTGCAGCGCACCGGCCTGCCACGCCCCTTCGAAGAGGCCACCCCCTACTACTGTCTGGTGGAACTGGAGTGCGAGCCACATGAAGAGGCGCAACTGCTGGCCTGCTTCGAGCACTGCCTCGAATCAGGCTGGGTCAGCGACGGCGTGATCAGCCAGAGCGAGGCGCAACTGCGCAACCTGTGGCGGCTGCGCGAGGACATCTCCGAGACCATCGCCCCCTTCACCCCCTACAAGAACGACCTGGCGGTGCGCATCTCGGCCATCCCGGCCTTTCTGCAGGCGGTCGATGCACTGGTACAGCAGCACTATCCCGAATTCGAGGTGATCTGGTTCGGCCACATCGGCGATGGCAACCTCCACCTCAACATCCTCAAACCGGCCAACTGGGAGAAGAGCGCCTTCTTCGCCGAATGCGCCAAGGTCAGCGAACTGATCTTCGCCGAGGTGAAGCGGGCCGGCGGCAGCATCTCCGCCGAACATGGCGTGGGTCTGCTGAAGAAGCCCTACCTCGGCTACAGCCGCGCCCCGGCCGAGATCGCACTGATGCGCGGCATCAAGGCGGCCTTCGACCCCGATGGCATTCTCAACCCCGGCAAGATCTTCGATTGA
- a CDS encoding acyl-CoA dehydrogenase family protein produces the protein MDFNDTPQEAAFRAEARAWLDQNAVLKDPKKSERYGMFSENESKEMVKQAQAWQAKKYDAGWACITWPKQYGGRGGTVMENIIFSQEERRYETPPNVFGIGLGMAGPTIMYHGTEEQKKRHLPTMARGDIIWCQLFSEPSAGSDLAALRTRSERQGDEWVINGQKVWTSGAHYSKWGILVTRSDFNAPKHKGLTYFVVDMESPGIEIRPIKQMTGGANFNEVFFTNVRIPDANRLDREGNGWAVAITTLMNERMSIGTGMGLTPDAAYTALTALAKNCYVNGKPAIENGLVRSKIGEFYSRLKALELTGYRVLSKLSSGAAPGTESAVLKLSGGILLQELSAFAMELQGPFGADHGAGAQFGGGLFQDIYLGIPAMRIAGGSDEVQRNVIAERELGLPQEARIDKNVPFKEIPTGSAGVR, from the coding sequence ATGGACTTCAACGATACCCCCCAAGAAGCGGCGTTTCGCGCCGAGGCGCGTGCCTGGCTCGACCAGAATGCCGTACTGAAAGACCCGAAAAAATCCGAGCGCTACGGCATGTTCTCCGAAAACGAGAGCAAGGAGATGGTCAAGCAGGCGCAGGCCTGGCAGGCCAAGAAGTACGATGCCGGCTGGGCCTGCATCACCTGGCCCAAGCAGTATGGTGGCCGTGGCGGCACCGTCATGGAGAACATCATCTTCAGCCAGGAGGAGCGCCGTTACGAGACCCCGCCCAACGTCTTCGGCATCGGCCTCGGCATGGCCGGCCCCACCATCATGTACCACGGCACCGAAGAGCAGAAGAAGCGTCACCTGCCGACCATGGCGCGTGGCGACATCATCTGGTGTCAGCTGTTCAGCGAACCAAGCGCCGGCTCTGACCTCGCGGCCCTGCGCACCCGCTCCGAGCGGCAGGGTGACGAGTGGGTCATCAACGGCCAGAAGGTGTGGACCTCCGGTGCCCACTACTCCAAGTGGGGCATTCTGGTCACCCGCAGCGACTTCAACGCACCGAAGCACAAGGGACTGACCTACTTCGTGGTCGACATGGAGAGCCCGGGCATCGAGATCCGGCCGATCAAGCAGATGACCGGCGGCGCCAATTTCAACGAAGTCTTCTTCACCAACGTGCGCATCCCCGACGCCAACCGGCTCGACCGCGAAGGCAACGGCTGGGCGGTGGCCATCACCACGCTGATGAACGAGCGGATGTCGATCGGCACCGGCATGGGGCTCACCCCCGATGCCGCCTACACGGCGCTCACCGCGCTGGCCAAAAACTGCTACGTCAATGGCAAGCCGGCGATCGAGAATGGACTGGTGCGCAGCAAGATCGGCGAGTTCTACAGCCGGTTGAAGGCGCTGGAGCTGACCGGCTACCGCGTGCTGTCGAAGCTGTCGAGCGGTGCCGCACCCGGCACCGAGAGCGCGGTGCTGAAGCTCTCCGGCGGCATTCTGCTGCAGGAGCTTTCGGCCTTCGCGATGGAGCTGCAAGGTCCGTTCGGAGCCGATCACGGGGCGGGTGCCCAGTTCGGCGGCGGACTGTTTCAGGACATCTACCTCGGCATTCCGGCCATGCGCATCGCCGGTGGTTCGGATGAAGTGCAGCGCAACGTCATCGCCGAGCGTGAGCTGGGTCTGCCGCAGGAGGCGCGCATCGACAAGAATGTGCCCTTCAAGGAGATTCCAACCGGCTCGGCCGGCGTGCGCTGA
- a CDS encoding OXA-10 family oxacillin-hydrolyzing class D extended-spectrum beta-lactamase OXA-17, with amino-acid sequence MKTFAAYVIIACLSSTALAGSITENTSWNKEFSAEAVNGVFVLCKSSSKSCATNDLARASKEYLPASTFKIPSAIIGLETGVIKNEHQVFKWDGKPRAMKQWERDLTLRGAIQVSAVPVFQQIAREVGEVRMQKYLKKFSYGNQNISGGIDKFWLEGQLRISAVNQVEFLESLYLNKLSASKENQLIVKEALVTEAAPEYLVHSKTGFSGVGTESNPGVAWWVGWVEKETEVYFFAFNMDIDNESKLPLRKSIPTKIMESEGIIGG; translated from the coding sequence ATGAAAACATTTGCCGCATATGTAATTATCGCGTGTCTTTCGAGTACGGCATTAGCTGGTTCAATTACAGAAAATACGTCTTGGAACAAAGAGTTCTCTGCCGAAGCCGTCAATGGTGTCTTCGTGCTTTGTAAAAGTAGCAGTAAATCCTGCGCTACCAATGACTTAGCTCGTGCATCAAAGGAATATCTTCCAGCATCAACATTTAAGATCCCCAGCGCAATTATCGGCCTAGAAACTGGTGTCATAAAGAATGAGCATCAGGTTTTCAAATGGGACGGAAAGCCAAGAGCCATGAAGCAATGGGAAAGAGACTTGACCTTAAGAGGGGCAATACAAGTTTCAGCTGTTCCCGTATTTCAACAAATCGCCAGAGAAGTTGGCGAAGTAAGAATGCAGAAATACCTTAAAAAATTTTCCTATGGCAACCAGAATATCAGTGGTGGCATTGACAAATTCTGGTTGGAAGGCCAGCTTAGAATTTCCGCAGTTAATCAAGTGGAGTTTCTAGAGTCTCTATATTTAAATAAATTGTCAGCATCTAAAGAAAACCAGCTAATAGTAAAAGAGGCTTTGGTAACGGAGGCGGCACCTGAATATCTAGTGCATTCAAAAACTGGTTTTTCTGGTGTGGGAACTGAGTCAAATCCTGGTGTCGCATGGTGGGTTGGGTGGGTTGAGAAGGAGACAGAGGTTTACTTTTTCGCCTTTAACATGGATATAGACAACGAAAGTAAGTTGCCGCTAAGAAAATCCATTCCCACCAAAATCATGGAAAGTGAGGGCATCATTGGTGGCTAA
- a CDS encoding fumarylacetoacetate hydrolase family protein yields MSHPPHWQHGGATPWPLGKILCVGRNYAEHARELGNPQPAEPILFIKPATAAVDFKRPWSIPTDRGACHVETELALLIGQPLRRAAAEQTMAAIAGYGIGLDLTLRELQNRLKQAGHPWEVAKAFDGSCPLTPFIPAAELGDPTRLCFTLELNGRPQQRGDVTQMLFSIPQLLQTMSHHFTLLPGDVVLTGTPAGVTALQPGDRLRLTLAQHQWQGEVAAG; encoded by the coding sequence ATGAGTCACCCACCCCATTGGCAGCATGGCGGCGCGACACCCTGGCCGCTGGGCAAGATCCTCTGCGTCGGCCGCAACTATGCCGAACATGCCCGCGAGCTGGGCAATCCGCAGCCGGCGGAACCGATCCTCTTCATCAAACCCGCCACGGCGGCCGTAGACTTCAAACGCCCCTGGTCGATTCCGACCGACCGGGGCGCCTGCCATGTCGAAACCGAACTGGCGCTGCTGATCGGTCAGCCGCTGCGCCGGGCAGCCGCGGAGCAGACCATGGCGGCGATCGCCGGCTACGGCATCGGGCTCGACCTGACGCTGCGCGAGCTGCAGAACCGCCTGAAGCAGGCCGGCCACCCCTGGGAGGTGGCCAAGGCCTTCGACGGCAGTTGCCCGCTCACCCCCTTCATCCCGGCCGCCGAACTGGGCGACCCGACACGACTGTGCTTCACGCTCGAACTCAATGGCCGACCGCAGCAGCGCGGTGACGTGACACAGATGCTGTTTTCGATTCCGCAACTGCTGCAGACGATGAGCCACCACTTCACCCTGCTGCCCGGCGACGTGGTGCTGACCGGCACCCCGGCCGGCGTCACTGCGCTGCAACCGGGCGACCGGTTGCGGTTGACGCTGGCCCAGCACCAGTGGCAGGGCGAGGTGGCGGCAGGCTGA
- a CDS encoding VOC family protein: MYIPPGFNTITPYFFVKGADQFVAFLVKAFGGIEVLRSLRPDGCIANTQVRIGTSTIMASEAGGQYAPMPMACYIYVENADKAMEQALAAGGTLEMEVSDMPYGDRQGGIKDPHGNIWWVSERLVHAPYST; the protein is encoded by the coding sequence ATGTACATTCCGCCCGGCTTCAATACGATCACGCCGTACTTTTTCGTCAAGGGTGCCGACCAATTCGTTGCGTTCCTTGTCAAAGCTTTTGGTGGCATCGAAGTGCTTCGCAGCTTGCGCCCCGACGGCTGCATTGCCAATACGCAGGTTCGCATCGGCACATCCACCATCATGGCAAGCGAGGCTGGCGGCCAGTACGCACCCATGCCAATGGCTTGCTACATCTACGTCGAGAACGCTGATAAGGCTATGGAACAGGCGCTTGCGGCCGGGGGCACGCTGGAAATGGAGGTCAGCGACATGCCCTATGGCGACCGTCAAGGCGGCATCAAAGATCCGCATGGCAATATCTGGTGGGTCTCTGAGCGCCTTGTCCACGCGCCGTATTCAACGTGA